A window of Jeotgalibaca porci genomic DNA:
CGGGACACAGCGTGATTACGACACTCCCACCCGATGTCTTACAGCAACTCAACTTAAACGTGGGTGATCCCATTGAATATGTTATCAAAGGTGGTCACGTCGAAATCCGTAAAGCAGT
This region includes:
- a CDS encoding AbrB/MazE/SpoVT family DNA-binding domain-containing protein, with product MKMIQRSTRKSGHSVITTLPPDVLQQLNLNVGDPIEYVIKGGHVEIRKAVEKEDDFLATVNAVMDDYSTALEGLVNR